From a single Nostoc edaphicum CCNP1411 genomic region:
- a CDS encoding 2Fe-2S iron-sulfur cluster-binding protein, with the protein MATYKVTLRTPDGEKVIEVPEDEYILEIANEEYELDLPYSCNAGSCSTCTGKLISGEIDQDDQNFLDNDQIDAGWVLTCVAKPLSDCVIETHQEEALNA; encoded by the coding sequence ATGGCAACTTACAAAGTTACATTACGTACCCCAGACGGCGAAAAAGTAATTGAAGTCCCTGAAGATGAATACATTCTAGAGATCGCTAACGAGGAATATGAGCTAGACTTGCCCTATTCCTGTAACGCTGGTTCTTGTTCTACCTGCACCGGAAAGCTGATTTCAGGTGAAATTGACCAAGATGATCAGAACTTCTTAGACAACGATCAAATTGACGCAGGATGGGTTCTCACCTGCGTGGCCAAGCCCCTTTCTGATTGTGTAATCGAAACCCATCAAGAGGAAGCGCTTAACGCTTAA
- a CDS encoding cytochrome c biogenesis protein: MTLEDSASKELKWWALPGKFLRQELLPVLTNLRLAIALLLLIAIFSSTGTVIEQGQSPAFYQANYPEHPALFGFLTWKVIQVVGLDHVYRTWWFLALLILFGTSLTACSFTRQLPALKAAQRWKYYEEPRQFQKLALSAELDTGSLDSLSQILQKHRYKIFPDPEKANLLYARKGIVGRIGPIIVHIGIVAILLGGIWGAMTGFLAQEMVASGDTFKVTNIVDAGPLAAAQVPKDWSVRVNRFWIDYTPSGGIDQFYSDMSVLDNQGKEVDHKKIFVNEPLRYHGVTFYQTDWGIAGVRVQFNNSPIFQLPMAQLNTNGNGRIWGTWVPTKPDLSEGVSLLAKDLQGMVLIYDATGKLVDTVRTGMFTEINGVKLKILDVIGSTGLQIKADPGIPIVYTGFGLLMLGVVMSYFSHSQIWALQKGDRLYVGGKTNRAQVAFEQEVLEILDRLSSQPKGEEKETAIEV; encoded by the coding sequence ATGACTTTAGAAGATTCAGCGTCCAAAGAATTAAAATGGTGGGCATTACCTGGGAAGTTCTTACGCCAAGAGCTTTTGCCTGTACTGACTAACTTACGATTAGCGATCGCACTACTGCTATTGATTGCGATCTTTAGCTCTACCGGTACTGTAATCGAGCAAGGTCAATCACCCGCATTTTACCAAGCCAACTACCCAGAACATCCAGCTTTATTTGGTTTCTTAACTTGGAAGGTAATTCAGGTAGTTGGATTAGACCATGTATATCGTACCTGGTGGTTTCTGGCATTACTCATCTTATTTGGCACTAGCTTAACTGCTTGTTCTTTTACCCGTCAGTTACCAGCCTTAAAAGCTGCCCAGCGCTGGAAATATTACGAAGAACCACGGCAATTTCAAAAGTTAGCTTTGAGTGCAGAACTAGATACTGGTTCCCTAGATTCCTTAAGCCAGATATTACAGAAACACCGCTATAAAATTTTTCCAGATCCAGAAAAAGCAAATCTCCTCTACGCCCGTAAGGGAATAGTTGGACGCATCGGCCCAATTATCGTTCATATTGGCATCGTCGCTATTTTGCTAGGGGGAATTTGGGGGGCGATGACTGGGTTTTTGGCTCAAGAAATGGTTGCCAGTGGCGATACATTTAAAGTGACAAATATTGTCGATGCTGGCCCTTTAGCAGCAGCCCAAGTCCCGAAAGATTGGTCTGTGCGTGTCAATCGTTTTTGGATTGACTACACTCCATCTGGCGGCATTGATCAATTTTATTCGGATATGTCTGTCTTGGATAATCAGGGAAAGGAAGTTGACCATAAGAAAATTTTTGTCAACGAACCTCTGCGCTATCATGGCGTAACTTTCTATCAAACTGATTGGGGAATTGCAGGTGTTCGCGTCCAATTTAACAATAGCCCCATTTTTCAGCTACCGATGGCGCAATTGAACACCAACGGGAACGGGCGCATTTGGGGAACCTGGGTTCCAACTAAACCAGATTTGAGTGAGGGTGTCTCTCTGTTAGCGAAAGACTTGCAAGGAATGGTATTAATTTATGATGCCACTGGCAAACTCGTTGATACAGTCCGTACTGGGATGTTCACCGAAATCAATGGCGTGAAGCTGAAAATTCTGGATGTCATTGGTAGCACTGGCTTACAAATTAAAGCCGATCCAGGCATCCCAATTGTTTACACAGGGTTTGGTTTGCTAATGCTGGGTGTGGTGATGAGTTACTTTTCCCACTCGCAAATATGGGCATTACAAAAAGGCGATCGCTTATATGTTGGTGGCAAAACTAATCGCGCCCAAGTTGCTTTTGAACAAGAAGTTTTAGAAATTTTAGATCGCCTGAGTTCACAACCAAAAGGTGAGGAGAAAGAGACGGCGATTGAAGTTTAA
- the queF gene encoding preQ(1) synthase, whose translation MTTDKLSESASQASQEMKYGERDIAEGKLITFPNPRVGRRYDINITLPEFTCKCPFSGYPDFATIYVSYVPDERVVELKALKLYINSYRDRYISHEESANQILDDFVAACDPLEVTVKADFTPRGNVHTVVEVRHQK comes from the coding sequence ATGACAACCGATAAATTATCTGAAAGTGCATCTCAAGCAAGCCAAGAAATGAAGTATGGCGAACGCGACATTGCGGAAGGTAAACTAATTACTTTTCCGAATCCGCGTGTGGGCAGACGATATGACATTAACATTACTTTGCCGGAATTTACCTGTAAATGTCCGTTTTCCGGTTATCCTGACTTTGCGACAATTTACGTTAGCTATGTACCTGATGAACGGGTAGTGGAATTGAAGGCACTCAAACTTTATATTAATAGTTACCGCGATCGCTATATTTCCCACGAAGAGTCTGCTAATCAAATTTTGGATGATTTTGTAGCTGCTTGTGATCCGTTGGAAGTCACTGTGAAAGCAGATTTTACGCCTCGCGGTAATGTACATACTGTGGTTGAAGTGCGTCACCAAAAGTAA
- a CDS encoding YciI family protein gives MPWFVKIEEGKVDKPTFDQYVPAHKAYIQDLITKGHKARTGYWAEQRGGMLLFEATSKAEAEAIVADDPLVKHGCVNYQLYEWRIVME, from the coding sequence ATGCCTTGGTTTGTCAAAATTGAAGAGGGCAAAGTCGATAAACCTACCTTTGACCAATATGTACCTGCCCACAAAGCCTACATTCAGGACTTGATTACTAAAGGACACAAAGCCCGAACAGGCTATTGGGCGGAGCAAAGAGGCGGGATGTTGCTGTTTGAGGCAACCTCAAAGGCTGAAGCAGAAGCGATTGTAGCTGATGACCCGTTGGTGAAACACGGCTGCGTCAACTATCAACTTTATGAATGGCGAATTGTTATGGAATAA
- a CDS encoding phasin family protein, translating into MPGFGDIVQKAFYLGVGLASYAGEKAGGKLAQVRSQVQKLADEMVAKGEMNTEEARRFVEEMMKQAQQAQPSAETSETTPPSEPRRIEILEDDEEPTVKEASTDENVDKLRQEVLNLQDELKRLQRDQ; encoded by the coding sequence ATGCCTGGTTTTGGAGATATTGTTCAAAAAGCTTTTTACCTCGGTGTTGGATTAGCTTCTTACGCAGGTGAGAAAGCAGGGGGAAAATTAGCCCAAGTGCGATCGCAAGTCCAAAAACTGGCAGATGAAATGGTTGCCAAGGGCGAAATGAACACCGAAGAAGCCCGCCGCTTCGTTGAAGAGATGATGAAGCAAGCCCAACAAGCCCAACCATCTGCTGAAACCTCTGAGACAACACCCCCTTCTGAACCTCGCCGCATTGAAATTTTAGAGGACGATGAAGAACCAACGGTGAAAGAGGCATCAACTGATGAGAATGTAGATAAGTTACGCCAAGAAGTGCTAAACCTGCAAGACGAGTTAAAACGATTGCAACGCGATCAATAA
- a CDS encoding cytochrome c biogenesis protein CcdA has translation MFDNLQTQIYQLEQFANSLVSNQLTHLSMVSVGIIFAAGLLTSLTPCMLSMLPITIGYIGGYEAKSRLQAAAQSTWFAFGLATTLAGLGIIAGLVGKVYGQVGIGLPIIVSIIAILMGLNLLEALPLQFPSLGETNWISPDLPAGLRSYLLGLTFGLVASPCSTPVLASLLSWIASTQDLILGAVLLLSYTAGYVTPLILAGTFTASIKKLLELRRWSGWINPVSGALLVGFGVFSLISRIPLGSF, from the coding sequence ATGTTTGATAACCTGCAAACCCAAATTTACCAACTAGAACAATTTGCCAACAGCCTCGTTTCTAACCAACTGACACACCTTAGCATGGTGAGTGTTGGTATCATCTTTGCCGCTGGCTTGCTCACCAGTCTCACACCCTGTATGCTTTCTATGCTGCCAATTACCATTGGTTACATCGGCGGTTATGAAGCCAAAAGCCGCCTGCAAGCAGCTGCCCAATCAACTTGGTTTGCTTTCGGATTAGCAACGACATTGGCAGGATTAGGGATTATAGCAGGTTTAGTAGGAAAAGTCTATGGTCAAGTGGGAATTGGTTTGCCGATTATCGTCAGCATTATCGCCATTCTCATGGGGCTGAACTTATTAGAAGCACTACCTCTACAATTTCCATCCTTGGGCGAAACGAATTGGATTTCGCCAGATTTGCCGGCCGGATTGCGTTCCTATTTGCTGGGACTGACTTTCGGTTTAGTGGCATCCCCTTGTAGCACGCCTGTTTTAGCCAGCTTGTTAAGTTGGATTGCTAGCACACAAGACTTAATTTTAGGCGCTGTTTTGCTACTTTCTTACACAGCCGGTTACGTAACGCCGTTGATTTTGGCGGGTACTTTTACAGCTTCAATTAAAAAATTACTGGAATTGCGTCGCTGGTCTGGTTGGATTAACCCAGTTAGTGGGGCACTATTGGTAGGATTCGGTGTATTTTCCTTAATTTCTCGGATTCCCCTTGGCAGTTTTTAA
- a CDS encoding AAA family ATPase produces MMIALPGFKIVTLLKAGVKAVIYRGIKVKDQCPVIIKSLRPEQCTPNNIEQLKHEYAIAQRLNTAAAVKAYALEMHQGIPYLIMEDFEARSLDQFIDQFQQPIPFLKIAIEITNRLAQIHTHHIVHKDIKPQNILINLETNQVKIADFGIAAFIPYQQQIVSSSSRIEGSLPYLSPEQSGRMNRGIDHRSDLYSLGVTFYEMLTGQLPFQGKDPLGWVHCHIAKSPRSPKKLNSDIPQMLCDIIMKLLSKVAEKRYQSALGLQLDLECCLKQLETTGQIQSFVLGEQDISERFQIPQKLYGRELEIAKLLQAFERVVSQGKPEIVLVSGYAGVGKSTLVKEIHKPIVRERGVFISGKFDQYKRDIPYSTIVQAFQTLARQILTESEDQLATWKKQIQSALGNNGKLITDVIPEVELIVGKQPHIPELGPAESKNRFNLVFQNFISIFAQKEHPLTVFLDDMQWADSATLNLIQTIITGSSIQYLCFILVYRDNEVDVLHPFKLMIDKVRQYGARTTEILLTPLNPIYVNQLIADTLHSSAEQVETLTKLIIQKTDGNPFFVNEFLKILHQENLLNFNHQDGVWQWDLAEIEAQGITDNIVNLMIERMQKLPLATQQVLKLASCIGNRFDLEVLALVGEQSIEKTVDALFEAILRGLIIPIESDESIQKNYRFYHDRVQQAAYALIADEFKSAVHLKIGQLLLKNASYEQVNEQIFDLVNQLNLAVDIIIEQTEKDELVRLNLIAGKKAKASTAYTPAKKFFSVAMHLLGENAWIEQYEQTFSLFRELAECEFLTGNLEQAEELFELLLIKAESYIEKANIYMLQIRLYQVAGRYEEALILGLAALRIFGVIFPDSNEQIQGAIAVEKNQVLTNLDKRQVSDLIDAPIIQDPNIKTVISLLTTLGPPTYLGRPNIFPLVVLKAVNYSLKFGNTEDSCFAYSMYAMLLVSIFHDIPTGYAFSEMTIQLNEKLNDLKLRGVVLHIHGSHINVWCNHIATDIPFLERGFIGCVEAGDVTMANYNGYQGSWQIIQLGYPLSDTYKSLEKYIAFARQSKHEAVYQTIRLQQMLLMNLRGLTHQNLTLSDDNFDESRALSIITDAGFVSGIIFYHIIKLIILFTYRQYIEALNCALELSKFPVTTLALPIETDYVLYYSLTLTALYPTVSSQEQEQFLQTLESHQQQLQYWAKHCPENFLHKSQLVAAEIARIAGRDLETMRLYEQSITSAREQGFVQYEALANELAANFYFEREFELIAKTYLEVAKNAYMRWEAFAKVKHLEESYPQLLPQEQLVSNGTFITTGEHLDFLSIVKASQTISSEIVFSRLLKTLMQIVVEQAGAEIGYLLLEHEQKLVIEVEAKVNPQAEKLNVSRLVLESEISQVIPQLLLNYVQRTQEIVILQNATEENMFSKDEYIIQKQPKSVLCLPIARQSKLLGILYLENNLISSAFTQEKLSALEILTVQIAISLENACLYQGLENSQAQLNLALKSAQIGVWSWDIASDRFDWDEQIYQLFGLTPETFAGTSEAILARLHPDDRGFLTQSLSRAINEGLEHDLEYRIIWDDGSIRYAACRGKAFFDDAGIATHMSGVVLDITERKQSEAKRIQLIQEQTARQEAEADQQRAAFLAQVSATLASSLDYESTLASVANLVVPYLADWCAVDLLQDNQSINRVAVAHRDPEKVKFAWELYQRYPRKLDADEGVSKVLRTGQAEMIAEISDAVVAAAIQDPERLRILRELGLKSCIILPLMARERIFGAISFVTAESERRYSTADLLLAEDVAHRAAIAIDNARLYQEAQQAQKTAERALERIARLQSITAALSESLTPAQVSEVIVEQSMAALGATSALVALVNESKTELEIVRAVGYKPDLIDAWRNFAIDSPSPLAEAVRTGKAIWAEPTENRIARYPHLSQIYAQYDFKAWISIPLMVEGSAVGGISVGFTQPQQLSEEDQAFLLAVAQQCAQAIARAHLYEAERTARSAAEAANRIKDEFLAVLSHELRTPLNPILGWAKLMRSRKLDQATSDRALETIERNAKLQTQLIEDLLDVSRILQGKLNLNFGQINLVSVIEAAIETVRLSAEAKSIQIHRSLESGIGKVLGDANRLQQVFWNILSNAIKFTPTGGEVKIKLEQVGSQVQIRVTDTGKGIVPEFLPYVFDYFRQADGATTRKFGGLGLGLAIVHHLVELHGGTVQAESLGEARGATFTVRLPCIQDESKGIKDAKNNSAVVAAQSFPLSGLEILVVDDDADMREFLPFMLEEYGATVTVVASAIEALTALSQSQPNIIVSDIGMPEMDGYMLMRQIRSLKPEQGGTIPAIALTAYAGEMDHQQAIAVGFQQHISKPVDPEELVKAITSLSKSL; encoded by the coding sequence ATGATGATTGCATTACCCGGATTTAAAATTGTCACTTTGTTAAAAGCAGGGGTAAAAGCAGTCATATACCGGGGAATTAAGGTTAAAGATCAATGTCCGGTAATTATCAAAAGCCTACGTCCAGAACAGTGTACACCCAATAATATTGAACAACTTAAACACGAATATGCGATCGCACAAAGGTTAAACACCGCCGCCGCAGTCAAAGCTTACGCTTTAGAGATGCACCAGGGAATCCCTTATTTAATTATGGAGGATTTTGAGGCGCGATCGCTCGACCAGTTCATAGACCAATTTCAACAGCCTATTCCGTTTCTGAAGATTGCCATTGAAATCACTAACAGACTGGCACAAATTCACACTCATCACATTGTCCACAAGGATATTAAGCCGCAAAATATCTTAATTAACCTCGAAACTAATCAGGTAAAAATTGCCGATTTTGGAATTGCTGCCTTCATTCCATACCAACAGCAAATAGTTAGCAGTTCCAGTCGTATTGAAGGCAGTTTACCTTATTTATCACCTGAGCAAAGCGGGCGGATGAATCGAGGAATTGACCATCGCAGCGATTTGTATTCACTGGGAGTTACCTTTTATGAGATGCTCACAGGTCAGCTACCATTTCAAGGTAAAGATCCCTTAGGGTGGGTGCATTGTCATATTGCCAAATCTCCGCGATCGCCGAAAAAGCTAAACTCTGATATTCCTCAAATGCTTTGTGACATCATCATGAAATTGCTGTCGAAGGTTGCAGAAAAAAGGTATCAGAGCGCTTTAGGTTTGCAATTAGATTTAGAATGTTGCTTAAAACAATTGGAGACAACCGGACAAATTCAATCCTTTGTTTTGGGTGAACAAGATATCTCAGAGCGCTTTCAAATTCCTCAAAAATTGTATGGGCGAGAACTAGAGATTGCCAAGCTTTTACAAGCATTTGAGCGAGTTGTTAGCCAAGGTAAACCAGAAATAGTGTTAGTTTCTGGCTATGCTGGCGTTGGTAAATCAACTCTTGTTAAGGAGATTCACAAGCCCATTGTTAGAGAACGCGGGGTTTTTATCTCTGGTAAGTTTGATCAGTATAAACGAGATATTCCTTATTCCACTATCGTTCAAGCTTTTCAAACACTCGCTCGACAAATTTTAACTGAATCTGAAGATCAACTTGCTACCTGGAAAAAGCAAATACAATCAGCATTAGGGAACAATGGCAAACTAATCACAGATGTAATTCCAGAAGTTGAACTAATTGTTGGAAAACAGCCTCATATACCAGAGTTGGGGCCTGCCGAATCTAAAAATCGATTCAACTTAGTGTTTCAGAACTTTATCAGCATCTTTGCTCAAAAAGAGCATCCACTCACTGTTTTTTTAGATGATATGCAGTGGGCAGATAGCGCTACTTTGAATTTAATTCAAACTATTATTACTGGCTCTAGTATCCAGTATCTCTGCTTCATTTTGGTGTATCGAGATAACGAAGTAGATGTGTTACATCCCTTCAAACTAATGATAGATAAGGTTCGCCAGTATGGAGCAAGAACAACTGAAATTCTGCTGACACCGTTGAATCCTATCTATGTCAATCAGTTAATTGCTGATACCTTACATAGTTCAGCAGAACAAGTAGAAACTCTTACCAAATTGATTATCCAAAAAACTGACGGGAATCCTTTCTTTGTCAATGAATTTCTCAAAATATTACATCAAGAAAATCTGCTGAACTTTAATCATCAAGATGGTGTTTGGCAATGGGATCTAGCTGAGATTGAAGCCCAAGGTATTACAGATAATATTGTCAATTTAATGATTGAGCGGATGCAAAAACTTCCACTTGCAACTCAACAAGTACTGAAGTTAGCCTCTTGTATTGGTAATCGCTTTGATTTAGAAGTTTTAGCACTTGTTGGAGAACAATCTATTGAAAAAACAGTAGATGCACTTTTTGAAGCAATTTTAAGAGGATTAATTATCCCTATAGAGTCGGATGAAAGTATCCAAAAAAACTATCGTTTCTACCATGACCGAGTTCAGCAAGCTGCTTATGCCTTAATTGCTGATGAATTCAAGTCGGCAGTGCATCTGAAGATTGGGCAGCTTTTGCTGAAGAATGCTAGTTATGAACAAGTGAATGAGCAAATTTTTGATTTAGTCAATCAACTCAATCTCGCGGTAGATATAATTATTGAGCAGACAGAAAAAGATGAATTAGTACGATTGAATTTAATTGCTGGGAAGAAAGCAAAAGCATCTACAGCCTATACTCCTGCTAAAAAGTTTTTTAGTGTTGCCATGCATCTTTTAGGTGAAAATGCTTGGATTGAACAATATGAACAAACGTTTAGTTTATTTAGAGAACTAGCTGAGTGTGAATTCTTAACAGGCAATTTAGAACAAGCGGAAGAATTATTTGAACTACTATTGATTAAAGCAGAATCATATATTGAAAAAGCTAATATTTATATGCTGCAAATCAGACTCTACCAAGTCGCAGGTAGGTATGAAGAGGCGTTGATATTGGGATTAGCAGCTTTAAGAATTTTTGGTGTGATATTTCCTGATTCAAATGAGCAAATACAAGGTGCGATCGCAGTTGAAAAAAACCAGGTATTAACTAATCTAGATAAGAGACAAGTTTCTGATTTAATTGATGCACCAATAATTCAAGACCCCAATATTAAAACAGTAATTAGTCTGTTGACAACTTTGGGGCCACCTACTTATCTCGGTAGACCTAATATTTTTCCTTTAGTCGTACTCAAAGCAGTCAACTACTCACTTAAGTTTGGTAATACAGAAGATTCATGTTTTGCTTACAGCATGTATGCGATGTTGTTGGTTTCTATCTTCCATGATATTCCTACAGGCTACGCATTTTCTGAGATGACAATTCAATTAAATGAAAAGTTAAATGATTTGAAACTTAGAGGAGTTGTTCTACATATTCATGGAAGTCATATTAACGTTTGGTGTAACCATATTGCCACCGATATTCCCTTTTTAGAGCGGGGATTTATCGGCTGTGTAGAAGCAGGCGATGTGACGATGGCAAACTACAACGGTTATCAAGGATCGTGGCAAATTATCCAGTTAGGCTATCCACTTTCAGATACATACAAATCTCTAGAAAAATATATCGCATTTGCCCGCCAGTCTAAACATGAGGCTGTCTATCAGACAATCAGACTACAGCAGATGCTACTGATGAATCTGCGCGGACTAACTCACCAAAATCTGACTCTAAGTGATGATAATTTTGATGAATCACGCGCTTTATCTATTATTACAGATGCAGGGTTTGTTAGTGGAATTATTTTTTATCACATTATCAAATTAATTATCCTTTTTACATATCGACAGTATATAGAGGCTCTTAATTGTGCTTTAGAATTATCCAAGTTTCCAGTTACGACACTGGCATTACCGATTGAAACAGATTATGTTTTATATTACTCATTGACTCTAACGGCTCTTTATCCAACAGTATCTTCTCAAGAGCAAGAACAGTTTTTACAAACCCTAGAATCACATCAGCAACAATTGCAATACTGGGCTAAACACTGTCCTGAAAACTTTTTACATAAGTCTCAATTAGTAGCTGCTGAAATAGCTCGAATTGCAGGTCGGGATTTGGAAACAATGCGTTTGTATGAGCAATCAATTACTTCAGCCCGTGAGCAGGGATTTGTACAATATGAAGCTTTAGCTAATGAGCTAGCTGCTAACTTTTACTTTGAGCGAGAGTTTGAATTAATTGCCAAAACCTACTTGGAAGTAGCTAAAAATGCCTATATGCGTTGGGAGGCATTTGCTAAAGTCAAGCACTTAGAAGAATCCTATCCTCAACTATTGCCACAAGAACAGCTTGTCTCTAATGGAACGTTTATTACCACAGGTGAGCATTTAGACTTTTTGTCAATAGTTAAAGCCTCTCAAACTATATCTAGTGAAATTGTTTTTTCGCGGTTGTTGAAGACATTAATGCAAATTGTCGTCGAGCAAGCAGGAGCAGAAATCGGTTATTTATTGCTAGAACACGAGCAAAAGCTGGTGATTGAAGTAGAAGCGAAGGTTAATCCCCAAGCAGAAAAGCTCAATGTTTCTCGACTTGTATTAGAGAGTGAAATTTCACAAGTTATTCCTCAATTATTACTGAATTATGTTCAGCGCACTCAAGAAATTGTGATTTTGCAGAATGCGACTGAGGAAAATATGTTTTCCAAAGACGAGTATATAATTCAAAAACAACCTAAATCTGTACTTTGTTTACCGATCGCCCGTCAGTCGAAATTACTTGGTATTTTATATTTAGAAAACAATTTAATCTCCAGTGCCTTCACACAGGAAAAACTTTCTGCGCTGGAGATTTTGACGGTTCAAATTGCTATTTCTCTAGAAAATGCTTGTCTTTATCAAGGTTTGGAAAATAGCCAAGCACAACTCAACCTGGCTTTGAAATCTGCTCAAATCGGTGTTTGGAGTTGGGATATCGCTAGCGATCGCTTTGACTGGGATGAGCAGATTTATCAACTATTTGGGTTAACACCGGAAACCTTTGCTGGCACTTCTGAAGCAATTTTAGCTCGTCTGCATCCAGATGATCGGGGATTCCTAACTCAATCATTAAGTCGAGCGATTAACGAAGGCTTGGAGCATGATTTAGAATATCGAATTATTTGGGATGACGGCAGTATCCGTTACGCAGCCTGTCGGGGAAAAGCCTTTTTTGATGATGCGGGTATTGCCACACACATGAGTGGTGTTGTGCTTGATATCACCGAACGCAAACAATCTGAAGCCAAACGTATCCAACTAATTCAAGAGCAAACCGCCCGACAGGAAGCAGAAGCCGATCAGCAAAGAGCAGCGTTTTTGGCTCAAGTTAGTGCAACCCTCGCCTCTTCTCTTGATTACGAAAGCACGTTAGCAAGTGTGGCTAATCTGGTTGTGCCTTACTTGGCCGATTGGTGCGCTGTTGATCTGTTGCAAGATAATCAATCAATTAATCGGGTAGCAGTTGCCCACCGAGATCCAGAGAAAGTGAAGTTTGCTTGGGAACTCTATCAGCGTTATCCCAGAAAGTTGGATGCAGATGAAGGTGTGTCTAAGGTGCTGCGTACAGGACAAGCCGAAATGATAGCTGAAATTTCAGATGCAGTTGTAGCAGCAGCTATCCAAGATCCAGAACGTCTAAGGATTCTGCGTGAACTTGGTTTGAAGTCATGTATAATTTTGCCCTTGATGGCACGTGAAAGAATTTTTGGTGCAATTTCCTTTGTGACTGCCGAATCAGAACGTCGTTACAGCACCGCTGACTTGTTATTAGCAGAAGATGTTGCCCATCGAGCTGCGATCGCGATCGATAATGCCCGCCTTTATCAAGAAGCGCAGCAAGCACAAAAAACAGCAGAACGAGCATTGGAACGCATTGCCCGTCTCCAATCTATTACAGCTGCCCTTTCAGAATCCCTGACACCAGCCCAAGTATCTGAAGTGATTGTAGAGCAGAGCATGGCTGCCTTGGGAGCCACTTCTGCCCTCGTTGCTTTGGTGAATGAAAGTAAAACTGAACTGGAAATTGTGCGTGCTGTTGGTTATAAGCCGGATTTGATAGACGCGTGGCGTAATTTTGCCATCGATTCACCTTCTCCTTTAGCAGAAGCAGTGCGAACTGGGAAAGCTATTTGGGCTGAACCAACAGAAAATCGGATTGCTCGTTATCCACATTTGTCCCAAATATATGCCCAATATGACTTTAAAGCCTGGATTTCTATTCCATTAATGGTAGAGGGTTCGGCAGTTGGAGGTATAAGTGTGGGATTTACCCAGCCTCAACAACTAAGTGAGGAAGATCAAGCGTTTCTCTTGGCTGTGGCTCAACAATGCGCCCAAGCGATCGCTCGCGCCCATCTTTACGAAGCCGAACGAACGGCACGAAGCGCTGCTGAAGCCGCAAACCGCATCAAAGATGAATTTTTAGCAGTGCTATCCCATGAATTGAGAACACCACTCAACCCGATTCTGGGTTGGGCAAAACTGATGCGGAGTCGCAAGCTTGATCAAGCAACAAGCGATCGCGCCCTCGAAACTATTGAGCGCAACGCCAAGTTACAAACCCAATTAATTGAAGATTTGCTTGATGTGTCCCGTATCCTTCAAGGTAAACTTAATCTCAACTTCGGCCAGATTAATTTGGTATCAGTGATTGAAGCTGCGATCGAGACAGTGCGTTTATCAGCAGAGGCTAAATCTATCCAGATTCACAGAAGTCTTGAATCTGGTATTGGGAAAGTTTTAGGCGATGCTAATCGATTGCAACAAGTCTTTTGGAATATTCTTTCCAATGCCATTAAATTTACTCCTACTGGAGGAGAAGTAAAAATTAAATTAGAGCAAGTTGGCTCACAGGTACAAATCCGTGTAACTGATACAGGGAAGGGAATTGTACCTGAGTTTTTACCTTATGTCTTTGATTACTTCCGCCAAGCAGATGGTGCCACAACTCGAAAATTTGGCGGTTTAGGTTTAGGATTAGCGATCGTCCATCATCTCGTAGAACTTCACGGAGGAACTGTGCAAGCAGAAAGTCTCGGCGAAGCTAGAGGAGCAACTTTCACCGTCAGACTTCCATGCATACAGGATGAAAGCAAGGGAATCAAGGATGCAAAAAATAATTCCGCAGTTGTGGCGGCTCAGTCCTTTCCCCTATCTGGCTTAGAGATTCTCGTGGTGGATGATGATGCAGATATGCGAGAGTTTTTGCCCTTTATGCTGGAAGAATATGGTGCAACTGTTACAGTTGTCGCCTCAGCCATTGAAGCTTTAACTGCACTGAGTCAATCCCAGCCAAATATAATTGTCAGCGATATTGGGATGCCAGAAATGGACGGTTATATGCTGATGCGACAGATCAGGAGTCTGAAACCAGAGCAAGGCGGGACTATTCCAGCGATCGCTTTAACTGCTTATGCTGGTGAGATGGATCATCAGCAAGCGATCGCTGTGGGATTTCAACAGCATATCTCTAAGCCTGTAGATCCAGAGGAATTAGTGAAGGCGATAACATCATTAAGTAAAAGTTTGTAG